Part of the Drosophila pseudoobscura strain MV-25-SWS-2005 chromosome 2, UCI_Dpse_MV25, whole genome shotgun sequence genome, AGTGTTCGCAAACAATAATAGAGCATTTCTTTAGCCTGCAACACTGGCTGTATAGTTGAAGGCAACAAAGTCTCAGCAAGCAGTGAGCTTCTAGGGCATATACCAGGATTAAAGCCTTTTCACTTTCATAAAAGTTCTAAAACTGGAAACATTCGAAAAGAATCAATAGATTACGCTACAAATAGTTCGGTAATTGTATTTAAAAGTCCTATAGATTTTGTTCACTTGAAGTCTTCCTGAATCTTTTAGCTCGAATATCGCAAAGCTTGTTCGAAAATGAAGGCAGAGAACAACAAGAAGGACTGGCTCGCAAATGGCCACGGCGTGTACACACAGTTGTTCGACGAGAAGGAGTTTTTCGAAATGGCAAGCCATACGCCCAACATCGTTGTGCTGTTTTATCAGACTGGCAACCAGGGCTGCCGCATCATGGACTGGCACCTGAAGCTCCTGGCCGCCAAGCATCTGGAGGCCAAGTTCTGCAAACTGAACATCGAGAGAGCTGGATTCCTGCAGAAGCGCCTGCGCATCGAAGTAATACCCGAGATTCTTCTGGTAAAGGACAGCACGACGGCTGACTTTATTGTCGGCTTCCAGGACGTAAACTTCTCCACGGAGATGCTCGAATGTCGCATCGCCAGATCTGGAACCATTTCGTACCAGGGTGATCTGAGCAAATCCTCAGACGTTAAACGCATATTGGGTTAAAACTTTGCATAGAATGTTGCTAAGTAAAtatccaaacaaaaacaatacaaaaaacaccGACACAAATTAATCTACAGAACATAGATCCATGTACACCAATTACATCTGTAAACCCAACCAGCATATGGATTATTGTTAATAATGTAACTATTGAATAAAGAATCCTCAATGGGCGAAACTCCTATTTGAAACTTTTTTTTCGAATGACATAAAAAGAGATGTTTTGGCACAAGCGATTAGGGGCTTGTACAATGAAATCGATAAAAAATATCGATGTTGTGTTAAAATTATTAGTGCCAATATTCCAAAATGTGTCACGGATTCCggttaaaattttaaaaagcTTGTCTCTCGTGGACCTTTCACTCTACTGGGAATCAATAAAATTCCTTGTATACTCCTGTTCTACATTCATATAgatcaaaaataatatatagattccaatatatgtataaccataggatataatataatttttgcTAGGAATTTTTTTACTTAACTGATGGAAAATTTGTTGATAGGAAAAAATGTAAGAAAAAATTAACACAATACCCCCTGCAAGGGTATGTGAAAAACAGAATTTTACCTGTTCCCAACATAATAATGAGTTTTTAACAAGTTTACGCAAAGAAAAGGGAGAAGAACAAAGAGCCCAGAGAATAAAGGGAATGAGGAACACAGATAGAGTGCTTTTGTGGGGGAAAaaacgtgtttttttttcaaattttaataaatacaaCAGTGAAATGTCAAATGCAACAGAGCCCAACAGAGCACACTGAAGATGACAGGGCGCACCGTGGCACATGCGACACATAACCGTTAGCGCACCTTCACCACCCGCCCACGCTCCCACCTGTCATGACAAGACATGACGTGACGTCTTCCCAATATGAGACACAGAGACATAAAGACATCgcaagagagagcgagagcgaatgaaatgcaattttcacgTACCCAAGTCACATATCATGAGCCAATTGAGGGAAGAGATTGAGGGGGGCAGGCTGGTGGAAACGTGTCTTTGCTTTTTCGGGTAACCTGATTGATTTCAACATATTCATCAGGCCATGCCCTAACATTGGCCTACGTTTTGGGTCGCCCACACCGGCACTGCCACGCTTTCAAATCCACCAACTCGCTCACTCACTCAttcttcattcattcactcattTATTCAGTCACTCTGCACTGTGTCTTGCTATGCGGATACCGTTGGGTTTAGCAAAAGGCTGCACGTGTCTATATCAAGCCTCTGTCTCGCTGtctttccttttccttctctttctctccagCCTCCTCTCGTTGGAGAATTTGTATACCCTAGACAATTTCGGGGGATTTTTTCGATTATGAATCTATTCCTTTGCCAGGGTATCCCAGGTCTCGAGCCTTCATCCTCGTTTCGATTGAGACCCATTGAGAGTCACGAAGCAAACGGCAATATGAAGTCCAAGTCTCTTAAGGCTTATTGATGCGATGTCTCAGTTTTCGTAGTTTTTCGCATGACGCAAGCAGACTTTTGCGGTGCGGCTTTTGTGGGCCAAGAAAATGTGTTAACAGACCCAGATGTTGGATGcttggatggatggaggatTATCAAATTGGCCCGGGGATTGTCTTGATTGAAGGGCAGCATCTGTGTGGACAAATGTCGTCAACATTTGCGGCTACCGAAAGTTTTGAGCAAAGAGTTTTACTCGCACAGACCCCTTCTCCAAATCTGGATAAACTTTTGCCACAGAAATGGTTAAGCTgaataaatatattgaaattaaatgtcAGATATTTCACCCACATCATCAACTTCTGCTGttaagttttaattaaattggaTTATATACTAAACAGGGGGGATCTGTGGAAATGTCATATTGAATGTGCATTAACAGATTATAAGAATTTTAACGGaaaattttacatttattttatgctAATGAGCGATAAAATTACTTGTTTGTAATAATTTGTTGGGAAACTAATTATTGGCTGGGGAATTTTatcgaaatataaatataaattcaaataaattgaTGAGTCTCAtaaaaatttattgatttttaatggGAATCCCAATGCAATAAATTGCATTATCTATTTATGATTTATGGAATCTTTTTCAACGAAAAGGGGACATAATTTGAATATTAAACGTATAAATGGTATCTACCCATCTGACAAATATTATTTCAATGAGATAGGGGAAAAAAGGTCTGCATTTAGTACTGTTTTATGTTAATAgtttctttgatttttctttaaataGTTCATCGTTCGCTGATTGCTCCTAATACTCCTATTGTGCCttatttatttagatttaTTCTTCTACAATAAACAGCCAAAGAggtaataaaacaaaatacatgcgTGTGCGCGGCCGAGAATAGAGACCCATGCTTAGGATCGagagtgcaaaaacaaaattcagCCTCGCAGAAAAGGTTTTtgtcattatttttttgttttgcggttGTTGGACtgctttcaaattaaaaaaaaacgtgcCCTATAATATTCATACTACTTCGATTTGTATTTTCCCCATCCCTTCGTCCAACATCCCACCAGAGATTATGTGCCATCATGCAGACAGAAATCTTGTAAGCATTTAGCTTAAGTAAATGGCCTCGCCAACACTTCAGAAGGGGCATTAAGAGACGGCCAAAGACAGTGGGagaataaaatgtaaaattttaCGAAATAACGGAGACACTTGTATCATTAACAGCTGTTTCACATGACACATGACAGTGCGGGAGGCGACAACGGGCGACAGGGTGACAGAGCGCGAGCGACAAGGCCATCGCACACGTGGATGAGTGCAAGAGAGCAGGAAAGTGGGGAAAAGTGGGGAAGTGGGGGTGTACATGTACACACCCTCTGTCGCTAATGACTGTGAATGAACCTCCTTGACACAATTATGAGCAAGGAAGAAGATGGCCCACCAAAGGACGGCGGGGGTGGTGGGTGTATCCTGAAGATGATAAAAGGGAGGGGTgatgcctgcccgcctgcctgcctgtctctGAAGGCAGCTTAAAATAATGgaaacaaattgcaaaattgtTTAATGTTCGTGGCGCGTTTGGCAATTTGTCGTCCTTCATTTGTCGCACACACAAGGACCTCCTCGGCCTCAGCCACTTAAAGCGAAATGGAAAACCGGATGTAGGACACAATTGGCGGAAACATTCCGGCCGTGGCTGGGGTTATTGATTTTCGAATTTAACGGCTTTATGCTTTATTGGCCAAGTCAATTGTTGGCCATTTGTTTTTTGCCACCGGCTCTTTTTCGGTCTCGGTTTCGTTCTTATTATTGCGCCACTGGTTGTGCCCCTGCTTGGGTCTTTGCTGCGAATCCTGCTCTTTGCTCTGGCTTTGTCTCTCTGCTGCGCTGTGGTCGCTACTTCTGCCTACAGGGCTttgccactgccccagctaTGACTGCCACTACACTGAAAGAAAAGGCGTTACTCATTTTTATGGGAggtagaaagagagagagagagaggcatcTCTTTGCTTGCATGTCCATGACATGGAAGCCTATCGTTTGCTGCTTGTCTACACTGAAAAAAATGGCATGAAAATCAGCCCCGGTCAATTGTTTTCCACATTcggctataataatattttgattttaatttgtttatgatttattcatttatttctagtagttttttttaagaatttttaAAAGTTTGCTTGCCACAAAATATCGGAATTTGAGGGAATatagtgtgatatcacaggagtctgcaAAAACCATCACGTAACTCTAGGCCATAAGGCCTCTGATCATAAGTGTACCCACTGTAAGAAACATTTAGATACATAGAACATTCAGATGAATCTTTCATAAGGACACAGTGCCACGATATACAAATAGTAGATCATGTCTCGTATTTTTAATCGTTTTCTTAACATTTTTGTACAGTGCACCACTGCCATTGCTTCTGTCTCCCGTTCTGCCTTTTCTATGCTGCCTGCCTTTTtctgcggccgctgctgcttcctgTTCGGCCTCCGCCACTGCCATTTCCTCTTTTTTCGGTTTCTTCCTTTACGGCCTTTAGTTTCTCTCTACCTTTTGCCTCTTGCTGCTTCCTGTTCTTTCTGCTTCGTGTGCTTTGAAATTGGCTTCTCCCTATTTGGTCTTTTTCACTTAAACCGAAATGTCATTTCGATTTGGTTTCTTACAAATGGCCgtccccatctccatccccatccccatccccatccttAGCCTTCGCCACTCCTCGACAATTTGTTTGCCGCTTGTGTTTTGGCGAATTAGCCGTTTAGCCTAAGCGGAGAGCCACCGGAGGGAGAGTCCAGTGAGGGGTGAAAGTCGATTGAAAGCTTTTTAAGGTGTGtttttgctgtgtgtgtgtgtgtgtgcgcgcgcgTGTGGCAGTTCAAGGAAAGCCAATTTATTGCATACGTCGAGGGGCAGTCGTAGAATGTGGGCAGGAGTCCTGCCTACTCGAGCGGAACTAAGAAGCAGCCAAAAGGAACGGCTTAACCTTATCAATAAGGCCAGCCTTTGACCCTGAGCCATATCGTGGCATAGAAAATGGGATAAGAAAGATGTCAGAGCACTCACTCCTCCTCTCCCCCACGGGACCCAACTTCTGGCATAATTTCTGGAGCATAGAACTTGCCGCCGCATTCCAAAGCAGCTAGAACTTTGGCCAAGACttcctcacacacacatacactcacaAAAGAGAAGCAGGAGTGGGAGGATGAAGATTGTCTATGGCCTTTCAGGATTTATTTACCCATACCATAATACCCCTGGTCCCAAAAAAGTTGAttcattttccattgaaaTACGATTATCTGGAATGTGCCAacaaatttatgtttttgtcAAACTTAATTGGAAAATTGAGCATAAGAATTTTTGAAAAGGGGACAGAAAAATAAGGAGAAGAATGAAGGACAGGGAGCAGcgatatttttaaatatgaacATTTTTTACCACATTTTTAGCATTAGGTATTGTCGATAATtaactttttttggggaaaatatttaacacACCACCAAAGAGCacctctgtctctgttctCACTGTTAATACTAAATTTATAATCTAAGCAAATCCTATAATTTATGCAGCTTTAATCAGTTAAAAGTTAGACCCTCGATGCCAAAGTTGTGGCTGTAAAGTTgtggaaattaaaaattcttgAATCATGTAAAATCAAGGAATTCCTCTGCTGTGCTGCTATACCAATATCGATTCATGGGCAACGGCATTCGCTGTGCTCGTAGCTCAGGTGACTCTGCCCCACTTCAATTGCCCCACTCGTGTGCAGAGGCAgtggaagaggcagaggcacataGACAAAGGTTCTCCTGTGTGCACTCCCTATAAATAAACTCGCCCACACATCCCACAGCCATCCACTGGAACACTCGAATAGATCCAGAGAGGTAGACACAGACACGTAGCAGGACTTCTTTCTCTGTGCGGAAGCATGAAAACGCCCCCAAGGCGCGCATTAATTACAACTTCCGGTTCAAGCTTACCCCTGGCATCAGAGGACAGAGAGGCACAACAGAAGGGAAACAGCAAATAGGGGAACAGGAGGGTAGCATCGAGCATGGAGCGTCAGCGTCAGataacaaaacagaaaatgcCATTAAACTGATTGAATGACAGCCTGATCAAATGATTGAATGCAAGAGTGAGGGACCGAGCAAATgaatgggggaatggggaacAGTTTGAATGGCTCTTCTTCGGCTTCAAATGTCACGTTTTGAGGCGAGTGGGGTGGGGAAGAAAAACGAACCTAGACACAGGAAAAAACAAGTTGGAAAATGGTAGGAGGAAGTCGATAGATGGTTACTACTCGCAGGAGTTGTAAATTTAGAAAGATCTCACAGAGAAACGATGgtgaaaaaaacaaaataaccAACAGAAAAACCCTTATCAACGAATCTTGAACCGAGCATGAGTTTGGGCACTTCATGCACACGcaatgtatgttgtttttgctattCTCGGgcatttttcaataattttatCTGCAAAAGCTCTTAGGTGTATACTCTCGGATAGCCTCTCGGATGTAGGGACCCATAGAGCGTCGGCTGTTGATCTTGATCAAGAAAAGACATAGCCAATCGCTCCCAACAAGTACTCGATGCAGTAAAAACCTGTCAGGAGTCAGGTGCTATAGGTATCTAGTGAATAGGAGGAGACTTTCCCAAACCAAAAGCACGTCAGTTAACTGAAAGAATGAGGAAACCAAATCGTGCAATCAATAAACAATGAAACGGCTAGCAGGCAATACCATTTCGTTCTCagaagtttttccattttcatttcccgAGATGTTTACACGAGAAATTTGTTAACAAGTGTGAAGTGAAAAGCGAACGCTGCAGCGGCATGcgagtatatttcaaaatgcCAAAAGGAGTGGGGGCTAAATAgggtatgggaatgggaatgggctaTGGAATGCCGGGTGAACAAAGGGATTATTGACTTGAGGGCAAGTTTATTTTACGCCAAATGAGCTCAGCCGCAAAATATCGATTTAAATCAATGTCCATCCATCGCAGCactctccattctccattctccattctggTTGGGGGTCGGCCTCCGTTTCTGTTCGGTCCTGGTCTCTGCCAAGTGGATATGTCTATACGGAAAGGGCCCCCTGATTGGGGCGATTGCTGCAGGGGAGTATGGGGCAGGTCACGGCGCCTCCATGAATGAGAACGCGTCCACATGGCCAGGGCATGACGCCTGTGGTTGAGGCAGCTAGAGctcttttctctctgtgtgtgtgtgcgtatttTGCTCTGATGGTTTCGTCTTTTATTTTTAGACATATCGACGTCTCagctataaatattatttctattttattACACATTTTATTCCATGcgatgtttgcttttgctggctcTAACGAATAGGTTCTCTTAAGGGAAACATCTGGCCACAACACGTGCTAAaaatctttctctctctctctttcttttaaataatattacatcgtggcaacaaaaaaaaaaatagaaactAAAATCAATGTGCTACCATCGTTAGATTTATGAGGAAAACCctctataaaatataaattgtttttctctttGATTCCATTAGGGTTAAAGGTTTTCCCGTTCTTTGAGTCAatgattttgtttgcttttaaaaataaataaatatttatgagctGGAAAATTCTAGCCTGATTCTAGCTTTGTTCTCTAGATAAGAATCAATGTTTATGGAGATATATTTAAAGTAAGTTTTTAGGAAAATTGAATTagatttaaaaacaaaaataacagaTGATAGATAAATGTAGAGGTAAGATTATAGATTAGGTTGCTTTGGCACAGAAATCATCAGAAATATGGCCAAAAGAAGATCTCTTGTGTCTGTGGAAATACAAGGCCCAAAGGCAGAGGCGTTGGCATTGCGTTGACGACCACGttatgactgactgactgactgactggagTGAGGGATCGGATTGAGTGACTGACTGAGTGACAGGGCCTTTACATCTTCGAACAGAATGAGATCTTGACAAGCAACACGAAACGAtgaaaacacaacaaaacggGAAAGAAACGTACAAGAAAGAAAACGAAGCAAGATATCAAGATCAGGCCGATTTCAACGGAATCCATTTAGTGCTGCCAAATAAATACCACCAACAAAACGTTCAACGAGTGAACTtttgtggggtggggggggggagaaacAAGTTCCAGACTCACCAAAATgtgaagagaagagaaattTAGGTAAAAGTTCCCTGTTCTGATGTTGCATGGAGTCTCGAGTGTCGCGGGGCCAAGAGTCATAAAAAATCAATGTTTGAACTTGTCTTTTTACGACTATTGCTTCATTCTGTTTGAGGAGTGCCTTTGGGGAGCAAAGTAGGGCCACATTTTGGTTCTTATCAACATTTATCCAGGTgagcaataaaatacaatctaTTGTGTTTTGGGCCAGGTCATTACACGGCTTGAAGGAGATAACAAGGTGATGGTTTTTTGTGTGAGGAGTGTTCCGGTACCACAAGGATTCAAAGTTAAAGAGAAACCAACATTTTAGAGGAGGAAGGTGAAGAATAACTTGAAAATACATGTAAAGATTTTCAAGGGTATGAAAATAATGAAAGTAAGTGtagattttctttttataaatttaaaactacaaattcttttttaaagttttttagtttagttttagtATAGGACTAAATGTATGAAATGGAACGCCATAAGATAAAATCAGATAAATagtttgaaaattaaattgatattattttttatataagaatttatattcaaaactttataaataataagcGGATATCGGTTGAGGTTAAGGAGTGGTTTCAACTCGAATGAAAATGGATAAGAttccataaataaaatttattaataGACATTAATTCCTCTAAATCACTAGAGAATATTCTTTGTTGATTAATTGTACAAATTTCCATATAAGCGTACGGGTACAAGGAATTCAAGATCTTTTAAGATGCAATCCCACCTTTTATTATAAAGGGTGATATTTGATGGGATTATAGTTGAGTCTAAGTTCAGTCTGAACATTGAATAATATTAtttcaataataatattattagtGGAAATTCTAtcaatatattaatatttttgttacaTATaacacaaatatgtacatatctccaATACTGTTGTTCAATAAAAAAATCACTTGAGTGCAATCAAATCTAGATAGTTTCAAGCCTCCATCCAAGCACATAAAATAACCTTCCATCTTTTATCGACAGCacataccacacacacacgagacacTTGAACATCAGACACCACCCCCGCAATCCCTTTCAAGTGACCCTTGACCCTTTTGGCCAGTAGGAAGAGACAAGTACAATGTATACAAGTATATTACAATAATCGTACAATATATTGCCGCAATGCCCATAAAAGTTGACCAACTTTGGGGGATTCCAATTCCAGCACTCGAACCgaagagcgagagacagagagagggaaagagatcTCTCTGTCGCATACATATAAATGAACTAATTTGGTTTACGCTTTTTGGGCGATTTTATGGACCGCAGTGCCGCAGAGGCAGACCGTGGGAGGGAGGCCATGGGAACTTCTCACAGTGTACAAGAGATGTATGTGGATGTGCCCCTGTGCTATGGCCAAAAACAATTGTACTAAAGCATAAATTTACTTtattaaataaagaaaatacgGCCATAATTCTTTGGCTGCTTTTAGGGCCCACATCTACATCTTGGCCGGCCCCCCATCCGGATCCGTTCTGCTGACGTTGTCTCTGCCGTTTTGTTGCCGtttctgttggctgttgctCGCTGTTGgcgggcggtggcggtggcggtgccgGTGGcgatggcagtggcagtggcgtcATGGTGGGCGTCTCTGACATCCacgcggcggcggcggcatccgACAGACGCGACGCTCAATTTCTGGCCTTACTTaaccaaaaataattatgtgggatacacacagacatacagacagatacaaagatataCTACTAGTCGCAACTAAATTAAGCATATTTTAGCTATTTTTATATTGAAATAATAATTTGGCTGCTTCTTGCCATTTGTTAATGGCTTTGAAATGAACAGTCGAGTCGAAGGAAATCCAAAATGAACGACGAGTCGAAAGATGTTCCACAGAAAATAAAAGGCCACAGAGACTGTGGATACCCTAGAATTCACCAATATGATAGTTTTATATTCAATGGAAGAAAGGAATATATGTTGATAAATATTGCATTTGAAGATCATTTAGGAGTTCAAAGAAAaggaaataataataagaagAGATCAGGCACAGTTTATCTTGGGCCATTTCGAATAGGTTCCTTAGGGAAACCGAAACTAATGTTTAGTGAAGAACAAATTATTTCTTATAAATGATTATTTATGTTATCTCAAAAAGGATTTTTATAGGATTACTATggcttttaatttcaattaaagaaAGATGTGTAAGGAATATGTTTTGCTGTACCAGGATTTGGGCTAGAGCGGCTTTGATCGCATGCTCCTTAATTTCGTTTACCTTACATGCAGTCTCGAACCCCCGCTAAAGTTCATAATACTTTCGAACGTTTTGTAGGATACAGAGTACCGTCCAAAATGATGGAAACTCTTTCGCAAGATGCCAACGACAACGATAACAGCTTCCACCTGCATACACAACCAACAAACAcagacagcaaaaaaaaagacgagGCGTCCCCCCAGCCTCCACGCAAAACTACAATACGAAGGGGGGACCCGTCTTATTtagtaatttatttataaaatcttCCCCCTACACAACTTACAGACCAAAAAAAGTTGAGAGGCAAGAAGacgtacaacaacaacagcaacaacagctacaaAAAAATTGACACCGGAAGTTGTGGCTGCCTCATCTGCTCTCTGGATTTGCATCTTCATGCCCCATCTCTGTGCCTGTCcctgcttttcttttgctctctttCGGAAGCCAGACAAATGCTTCAGAGACAAATTACTTGATTTGcatagtatacatatatattctcctccaatatatacatacatatacacccGCATAAGTACAGACCCGAGGATTTTCTTTCGGCTGCGAAAGAAAAACCTCTCAACATtgtcattttttttgttggtggtgGGTTGGTTCCCTCTTTCATTTGATTCtttttttatggaaatttttatcaaaaaaagagaagaaaaaacctgCGGGGTTGCTTGTTAGGTGCGGGAGGCGCAACCAAGCGTGGCAACTCCCATCGTAACTCCCTCTCAGATGGGGAGCTCCGCTCTGATGTCAGTTGGACAAGCCGGCTTAGCCTGAGACGGGGctttccattcattcattaatGCCCAAAGAAGCGCGGCGCAGACCCAAAGAAACAGCGGAGTGACAGAGCAACAGAGGGACATCTATGATACTTTTGATTACATGATGCCCTGCTTCTGCtcttttgcaaaaaaaaaaaaaggaaagaaaaaaaacattgcAGCAGCATCCCAGTAATCCCCATAAGACGACTAGATGCCAAGGCATTCCTATAGCTATAGCACCGATTACAACCAAAGCCAGAAACAATCGCCGCCACAGTGGTCCACAGAAGAAGGTCCGTCAGTACACTGGGGAAATGGTGCCTAAGGGTGGATCAACAGATGGTCAATCGATgggataaaattaaatatttacgaGGCATCGAATTGAGAGTGTTGATGATAGTTTAATGGGGTACAAATATGGGGGTAGACTTCATAGATTAGATTGCGGGAGTCGTTTAAAACTCAAGTGTTTGTGGGAAGAACATTTTCCACAAAGCTACATCTACCTAAAAGCACTTGGCTGCCATCGATctgtacacacatatataataaataaaatctactaattaaaaataaatagctTTAAAGATTACTTTACCTATTACTGATCTATCTCTAATGCTTCACTGATGACTTTCCTGATAATGCTACCACTTTATAGATGATAGATGGCGCCTGGTTATGGACGATGATTAAGCGGAAAAGCAACACAATTTTCCATCCCCACTATCAGTGGCCTTATCAAAATAAACTCAGGCAAATAAAATCAGGTGCAACTTCCAGCCTAATCTAATAAGCGTTTATAAATAGTATGGCATCGTTGCATCGACAAAAAATCTGTGATGTGGAGATT contains:
- the LOC6897590 gene encoding thioredoxin domain-containing protein 9-like yields the protein MKAENNKKDWLANGHGVYTQLFDEKEFFEMASHTPNIVVLFYQTGNQGCRIMDWHLKLLAAKHLEAKFCKLNIERAGFLQKRLRIEVIPEILLVKDSTTADFIVGFQDVNFSTEMLECRIARSGTISYQGDLSKSSDVKRILG